cacacttctcagcctccctggtaaagtctactccaaggtactggaaaggagggttcggccggtagtcgaacctctgattgaagaggaacaatgcggattccgtcctggtcgtggaacaacagaccaactctttactcttgcaaggatcctggagggggcctgggagtacgcccatccggtctacatgtgttttgtggatctggagaaggcgtatgaccgggtcccccgggtgatactgtgggaggtgctgcgggagtatggggtgagggggtcacttttgagggccatccaatccctgtacgcccaaagcgagagttgtgtccggatactcggcagtaagtcggactcgtttcccgtgaatgttggcctccgccagggctgcgctttatcaccaatcctgttcgtgattttcatggataggatatcgaggcgtagtcgtggaggagaggggttgcagtttggtgacctgaggatctcatcgctgctctttgcagatgatgtggtccttatggcatcatcgggctgtgaccttcaacagtcactggatcggttcgcagccgagtgtgcagcggttgggatgaggatcagcacctccaaatctgaggacatggctctcagcaggaaaccggtggattgcctactccgggtagggaatgagccattaccccaagtgaaggagttcaagtacctcggggtcttgttcgcgagtgaggggacaatggagcgagagattggccggagaatcggagcagcgggggcggtattacagtcactttaccgcaccgttgtgacgaaaagagagctgagccagaaggcaaagctctcaatataccggtcgatcttcgcacctaccctcacctatggtcatgaaggctgggtcatgaccgaaagaacgagatcacgggtacaagcggccgaaatgggttttctcagacgggtggctggcgtctcccttagagatagggtgagaagctcagccatccgtgagagactcggagtagagccgctgctcctttacgttgaaaggagccagttgaggtggttcgggcatctagtaaggatgccacctgggcgcctccctagggaggtgttccaggcacgtccagctgggaggagaccccggggaagacccaggactcggtggagagattatatctcctcactggcctgggaacgcctcaggatcccccagtcggagctggaggatgtggcccggagaagggaagattggggttccttactggagctgctgcgcccgcgacccgatcccggataagcggtagacgatggatggatggactagATTTGTTCCagaattgtgtttattgtgacTGAGAGTGAATATTGTAAAACACGGTAACCAAAGTCaatataaagttatattttatatttatatagccaaGATGTAGTAAACATTTCCTAAATCATAGGCCTACAAGTATACTAAtctatacatattttattttagcatcTTCCTCAGCAAATAGCTCTCCCCAGCAGCCACCCAGAGaccctctgctgcagctggtctTCCTCCAGAAGGCGTCTGGCTGCTGGGTGCTGGATCCAGCTCTGGCTGCTGCACTGGGAAAGACCAGCGAGGAGGTGGAAAAGCCCAAACCTGCATCGGTATATTAGTAATGGGCCTATTTTTCATGTGAAAGAATTTGTGCTACTTCTTCTTTGTTCTCTTTGATTTTGTTTCCCCTGTCTAACTGTTCCGTGTTTTATTCTTTGATTTGTGAATTAGGTCAATAAAGAAGTGTGGGCCACCATTCTGGCTCTGATCTGGCTTCATGGTTTCAAGATGGACGCTCAGGAAGAGTGGGAGCTTCTGGCTATGAAGGCTGCGTCATGGCTCCGTGCTCAGAATGGTAATAACTGGAATAATAAGAGATGAGCTGTTGTTTTTAAGAGTGTGTGCTGGTAAAGATGAGCAATTCAGTTCCCTCTGCTGatgttgtgttatgtgttttgttttcagcacCGTGTGTGACCGAGTGTGTGGACGCTGGAAACTCTCTGCTGGGTTGTAAGGTGCAGAAAGATGTCCTGGGACTCTGAGGTTTTCATTAAAGTGGCTTCTCTTTAAGTTTGGTGCGCAGAAGCAGATTTGCACCATCCTACAACCTTTACTTTATCAACGTCGCTCCATACTATCTACctattaaatgatttaataaatcTTTGTTTTCCCCTCATTTATTGGTCTTTTGAATGTGTAGTCTACATAATTTGGTTTTATCATTGTTAAAGTAAATGATGTCTTATAATTGTCTTATTTGTGtctaaatcaaatgaaaattaAACTTGGAGCTTTGAACAAAATGAGCATTAATGGATTGATTTCAGACCTCACACCTGTTttattcattgtgcagtaaaaacaGTGCACAGGAATGCAAATCAAACCTTTATTAAAAGGAACTCAGACACAAGAATGGTGAACTCAAATGCACGACTCCGAGACggatgtaaagtaacaaaataaaatgctttactgcaaacaaagtacaaaacaatagCGCTCACAAGGAGGAATACAAACAAAGTATCACTATAAAGACTCACTCATAAGGAGGAGAATAATGAATAACACAAAGTACCAAACAAAAGATCCCTCTCTCAGAGGATATCAACCATCCAAATACAAAACGCTCACAAAAAAAAGCTAAACTGACCTGATCACTAGAACGAtactcaaatcaaatgtatttgtatagcccaatatcacaaattatacatttgtctcagtgtgctttacagactgtacaggttacgacaccctctgtccttagaccctcgcatcgcacaaggaaaaacttcctaaaagaaacctcagagagagcaactgaggagggatccctctcccaggatggacagacgtgcaatagatgttgtgtgtacaggataaacaacatagtacaaatacaacatttgacagaagcgatgtgttgaaaaagagaaagtttggatgaatccaggaaaatgtcaaaaaggcttcccggtgtccagcaggaccagggcagcaggcgcagccacgattcctgatcctgacgtaaactttatcagcggcaacctgccacatgagagacagaaactccggggatgatgccccggatgatgaggtAGTgacctacatttacataaatgcatacagatagagagggagaagaagagagagggaggggaggagaaaggaagagagcagggaggtgtcccctggcagtctaagcctatagcagcataactaggggctgatccagggcaaacctgagccagccctaactataagctttatcaaaaaggaaagtctttagcctactcttaaatgtggagagggtgtctgcctcctgaacacaaactggaagctggttccactggaaaggagcttgatagctgaaggctctggctcctgtcaggtaaattaatccatattggaaagactatcgtatgtatttgtttacctcaatcaatatatatatatatatatatatatatatatatatatatatatatatatatatatatatatatatatatatatatatatatatatatatatatatatatatatatatatatatatatatatatatatctacactacgaatatgtttctctgcaattatgtattttctgcactgagtgtattacaaacataataggggcacttcccctttaataaaacgggtcaacaaaccattacttcctgactgctgacggaggaacgtgttggcgccaaactgggaccaatgaggagaaggtcaacgcctactccatgtattagatgcaatgatttcaaatgtttggggacacactggagcggagccgtgagaccgcaacgatggggctctttgagccatgcggtctatggaaacggcgacgcaaaatgtgtcctcagctgagaatattttctatgtttgacttatcacgttaaataaatatatcgattgaactagaggattgctgttttgattcgacatttaagctccgagttcttcagctttgtcCCAACCCTTtactcccattgtactcttagagactttaggaaccacaagtaaccctgcagtctgggagcgcaatgctctagttggtttataagatactatgagatctttaagatatgctggagcctgaccattaattgctttgtaagtcaggggaaggattttgaattcaattctgtattttatcgggagccagtgcagagcagctaatacaggagtaatatgatcccgtttccttgttcttgtcaatacacgtgccgctgcattttggatcaactgaagagtcttaagcgactttttgggacaacctgataacaatgagttgcagtaatccagccttgaagtaacaaatgcatggactagtttttttgcatcattttgagacaggatgtgtcttatttttgcaatgttacgtagatgaaagaaggcagtccttgagatttcacaacacatgaacaagtacaaactggcacaagacaaggggggacaggactatttaaacaAGAGGTGAGAGGGGACAGGACTATTTAAATATGAGGtgagagggcacaggtggaaacaatcaggggcggggtaGACAATCATACaaaggaaggaagtaaaacaagacatgacacaagcggaagagaacatttcaaaacaacaggaagtgtACGACAAGACACGAGTGAATCTAACTACACAAAAAgcacatgacaaccacagactaatatgaaattaaacaaaagccTGATCTAAACCCTAAACATGGATACATTTAACATAGGTGACGAGACTCAACAACCTTGAGCgttcaaaatacatttctggcCACAAGAATATTAATTTACCCTTGgttactaataaataaaatgtggttcttttttttaactaattGTAAAGTTTAGGGAATGTAAATCCCAAATTACTGGCGGTCTAGGGGATGTTTTTGCCTCAAAATTAATCTTACACTTCAGTTGACAACTTTCCCTCGCGCtgaagtttttaaaaaatctcTCTTGGACATAgtccaacacaaacaaagttatttgcaaagacggagagaggaagaaCATAGTGAGAACTGCTGTCAATAACTCAGAAgtcagacatttgtttttctaacGTAAAGCTTTTGTAACAGCTCTCATATTGCAAATTCCAGCTCCACCCACCCGGTGCTCTCATGTAATAAAATCGAGCGTACCCGGAAAGCATTACTTTCACTTCTACGTTTGTTGTTAACATCTGCGTTGTCTCCATATATTTACAAGAGGAAGCTGCAGTAAATCTGTCCCGGACATCACGCATCTGTCCTCAGAGGTAGGCATTCTTATCTGATGTTTATTGAAATAGTCTGGTTAGAAGAAACTACTGACGATGCAACGCACTGAACAGCCGTAGTAATAACTGCTGGTTACTGTTGTTGTCACATTGGGTTGAACTTCCATAAACTTTACTTTACAGACATCAGCTTCtatttttaatctataatatacCGTCAGAGTGAGTCATCTTTAGATTCtatttttaatctataatatacCGTCAGAGTGAGTCATCTTTAGATTCTATTTTTAATCTCTTCAAGAGCCATTCAGCATGCAGCTGTCTAAATCTCTCCAAAACCAAAGACATGTTGAAGATCATACTAATCATACTAATTTAAGTTTGTATTGATACAGTATTTTACAGTAAATCTGTGAAGAGAGATGGGAGTCAAAGTCACCTGACATAACATACTTATATTAACATGTGTAATATTATGGCTTATTTAGTTTGGAGCATTGGTCCTTTGTGcaatttatcaaatgtattgttAGGATTTGTATAATTATAACCAGTAATGTGCCATCCATGTAGATGAACAAAAGACAACAATATAAATCCATTAGTTattatacaaatgtatacaatgtAAAGTAACTGTCTGGGTTACTGTAGCAGAAAGTCCTCAAATGTCCATGTTGATCGTGTACAGGTATGATGGTGAACTGCTGTGGTCTGCTCACCTCCCAGAAGGAACCAGgtacacagtttttttttttaaacacaaattcTTTCCATAACCTTTTTGTACTCATATAAACTACAAATGCAAAGGATTTATGTTAGCTGTGGTGTCATGTGTCAATGAATTAGGAAAGATGTTATAGATGACACAGACATAAATCAAAACGGTGTTTTTTCCCCGGGGCCGTACCTTCTCTGTCCGCTGCCTCCGCCTTTTTCCAAACATCTGAACTTTCACTGAACTATGACGtcatctctgctcctcctcactATGCAAATTTGCATTTGTAGATGTTTCATAAACCAGACTGCGTATATTGACTATCATACATCATTGTAATTTTACACACTTTCATCTTATATGTTTGATACGAAGTACTCGCTGGATAAATACTACTTCAACAAACACTATAATAGAATACATTCTTATTTTAGGTGTTGTTCCCCTTTTTAAACAGAAGCCtcaatattgtttaaaaaaatgttttactcattGTTTCCTTCTGTTTGCCGGTCAGTTCCTCTGAAGAGCgtggaggtggagctggaggtgaGGGACCATGTGGCTGCAGTGGTGTCCACTCTGAACTATGAGAACAAGGAGGACAAACCACTAGAGGCTGTTTTTGTCTTCCCTCTGCCTGGAGATGCTGCTGTCTGTCACTTCAGTGCCAAGATTGGACAGATACAGATTGTAGCTGAGGTGAAGGAGAAACAGAAGGTGAGCTGGAGGAAGACTTGCTCATTACAAAGGAGCTTAAAAACACAGTGAATGTTGCTGACATGTGTCCTCTGTACTCCAGGCTCGTGAGGAGTACGATGATGCTCTGAGCTCCGGTCAGCAGGCCTTCCTGTTGGAGGAGAGTGAGCAGAGTCCAGATATATTCTCTCTGAGTGTGGGCAGTCTGCCTCCAGGAGAGAGCGCCTCCATCAGGCTGGAGTACGTCACTGAGCTGGCTGTGCAGGCCGATGAAGGGCTGAGGTTTATTCTGCCTGCTGTGCTCAACCCTCGCTACCAACCACAGGGTAATAATAACCTGCACACACCTTCATCCAAGACTTAAAGTGTACACTACACCTGTCCATACAGAGTGTTTTATTGCAACAGTCACACACCTTGACCTTGAGAGAGctgttttaaaagacaaaaagtcTGACGCACATTTAATGCATTTCTGTTGATTCTGAGATGGAACCTGGAGATGGAGATTCCTAACTTGTTTCCTTCCTCTCATAATGTTTACAGGTAGTGAAGGTGGCAGTGTCCAGGTGACCTCTGTTCCAGCCTCTCTGGTGCCCTACAGTCTGTCTTTCTCCGCCCGAGTGTCCTCTCCTCGTCCAGTCTCTAAAGTAGAGTCCAACTGTCCCCTGGACCCTCTCCAGTACCTCAACACAGAGCAGAGCCAGGCCACGGTAGGTAgagtgctgatgtgtgtgtgattttgaaaGATATATCTCTTCATTTATGTTTCTGAGTGGATTTTGTGAACTGCAGGTCAAGTTGGCTGCAGGACACAAGTTTGACAGAGATGTTGAGCTGCTGATTTATTACAAAGATGCCCACCAGCCCACTGCTGTGGTGGAGGCAGGACAGGCCTCTGCCAAGCCTGGTGAGTGTAACTTAGTGAAAGATAGTTACCTTCATCTTCCAACTGATACTTATGTTTGAATGAAGggtaaaaaacatatttgtggtcttttcttctctctctgtgtttcaggcTCTCTGATGGGGGATCCAGTAGTGATGCTGAGCCTGTACCCTGAGTTCCCTCAGGCTGTCATGTCTTCACTCGCCTCATGTGGAGAGTTTGTGTTCTTATTGGATCGATCTGGCAGTATGGATGGGCCACGTATAAAGAGTGCCAGGGTAtctattcattattcattatgttttatttctatcatAACATCCTTCAGTGTCCCTCTCACACAGTGGCCTTCactatcttctctctcctctcttcaggaTACTCTGCTGCTCCTGTTGAAGAGTTTACCAATGGGCTGCTATTTCAACATCTACAGTTTTGGGTCCAGCCATGAACACATCTTCCCGTAAGGCACTTGCTATTATTACTCAGTCCAAGAAATTGTTCCTGTTTTTGGTGTTTATGGTTGtacatgaatgtttgtattgGTGGCAGTAAGAGTGTGGAGTACAGCCAGGAGACCATGGAAGAGGCTCTGAAGAAAGTTGAAGAGATGAATGCTAATCTGGGAGGAACAGAGATCCTGAAGCCCCTAAAAGATATTTACAGCCAGCCCTGCATTCCCAATCAACCCAgacaagtaacacacacacacacacaccacacacctcacacacacatatatttctACTGTTCTATTTTTTGCAGGTTCGTCTTACTACACCTTGTTCTTTACACTTTCCCACTAAAACAACGTTTGTTACTAAAACAGAAATCTAACACGCATGTAAACTTTCCTCCTCAGCTATTTGTCTTTACTGACGGTGAGGTGGGGAACACCAAAGAAGTCATAAATCTGGTGAAGAAGAATTCAGGTTCCCACAGGTGACACTTCATTATAATTATTCTATCTTGCAGTATTTCTTCTTagattctcattttgtttttacttaccttattttctcttttatacaTATCTAATTAGCCAACTGCAACTGACTCCTCCTCTGTAgttgttgtgcatatgataatGCAGAACTTGAATATGTCTCATGTTCTAATGCTTTGTGTATTCCAGGTGCTTCTCTTTTGGGATTGGGGAAGGGGCCAGTTCTGCTCTTATCAATGGGTTGGCCAAGGAAGGAGGAGGTCACGCTCAGTTCATCACAGGGACTGACAGGATGCAACCTAAAGTAAGACATCAAAgtcattatatacattttaatgaatcATGCAAAGACATGATTACCAATTTAATTACACACACTCAGAGCCTCTCACAACTTTTTGTATCCTCAGGTGATGCAGTCGCTGCGTTTTGCTCTGCAACCAGCTGTGGTGGACATCTCAGTCACGTGGGATTTACCAAAGGGAGTCTCTGTCACTGCTCTGTCTCCACCAATCACAGCACTTTtccagggtcaaaggtcactgattTATGGCCAGCTCACTGGACAGGTAGGAGCAGCCCCACCTCAGTGTGAAATAAGTCTCTGGTTTGACTTGTCaggtgtaaaaataataataatatgaataactTATCTTATATGATCACAATGCTGTAATGCTTTCTCAGAGTTCAGAGGCAGCAGAGGGCTGTGTGACGGTGAAGTACAGCCTGGCAGGCCATCCCTCTCAGAACCAGCTGCACTTCAGTCTCCAACCTGCAGAGGACACTgggtaaaacatgttttggttgGTCAGCAGAAGTACAATAAAGAGTTTATTTTACAGATGTTTGCAATCGTCTACATTTGTCCCTACATGGACTTTACAACGATATATGCTGTTTACAAAATACACTAAAGGAGACAgggaaaagtaaaacaatataaaaaataaagatttaaaatggCAATAATGTTTGAGACCAAATACTGTGCTAAATAGCAAATGTTCGCATGCTAATACACTAAACTAAGCTAGTGAGTATGGGAAACCttatcattagcatgttagaATACTGACGGGAGCCTCTGTGTAGTACTCTTAGTCTTGTTGTAGCATTAAGAGTTTAATTGACCTCTAATGTCCTGATACTCTTACAGTAGATCACTATTTTTGCATTCATACTAATGAAAGGTAAAATCCACCTGTGATCTCCTGTCTGCAGACTAACAGTCCACAGGTTGGCTGCTCGGACTCTGATTCGCTCCCTGGAGATGGAGGAGACAGAGCGCAGAGGAGAGCAAGATGAaggagtgaagaagaagaaggtggtgGAGCTCAGTGTCCAATCAGGAGTGAGCAGTGCCTTCACTTCCTTCATTGCTGTCAACAAAGGCAACGGCGAGACCATTCAAGGACCTCTGGTGCGCAGAAATGTTCCAACACCCAGTGAGTGtttccaagaagaagaaaaaacaaagtccCACCTTCTTAAGAGATACTACAGCTGACCATTGATGATCGTTAAGAGAAGCATGATGATGTACTTTGATCACAGCGTGTTTATACGTGCACATCTATATTCCCATGCCTATGagtttgtttgtaaaaactTTCACATTTGAGacagtttttaagttttaaagaCCTGGGTATTTTAAGTAGTATTTTTAACGGCTTTTGTGAGTCATTCTAATAAGCtcataaatgtgtcatttagtGGATATGTTTAGTTGCATGTCTCATGtcttgacctttttttttttatctcaaagTGATGGGGTACTGTATGATGTCAGGTCCTCCTGTGATGAGTAAGTAAAAAGCTGAATGAAGTGGAACAATCCTCAGAGTATCTctgtaaatgaatgtaaacaaaacaagacatttctgTAGCAGAATTGctctttttttatgaaatactgCATGTCCAGCAGGAGTTGTTTTGGCTCTAATGTCCTTTGGTAGTAATCATCATATTAGGCAACATGCAAAGTGTTTAGTGCAGCAAGTGATGAAGGGTGAGCTGTCATATGTGCATGAGCtagtgtgcacatgtgtgtttgcacatatgTGGGTATGGAGGGATGTGTGTGCACCTAACATATTTTTCTGTTGTATGTCTTATGTCTTGACCTCatactcttttctttttttttattatctcaaAGTGATGAAGATGAGTAGGATGCCAGGTCCTGCTTTCCATTGTAAGTAAAAAGCTGAATGAAGTGGAACAATCCTCAGAGTATCTCTGTAAATGGATGTAAACAAGACATTTCTGTAGCAgaattgctctttttttttgcagctttaTTGTGAAATACTTCATGTCGTCTACATGTGTAATGTTGTGGATATTTCTTATTGTATGTCTCGTGTCTTGATCtcattctcttttctttttctttcttttttatctcaAAGGTGCGATGTCCCGTAGTATGGCGAGCCCGTCTGGTAACTAAAAATCTGAATGAAGTGGAACGATCATCAGTGTATCTCTATAATTAGTTAATGGATGTAAACAAATCAAGAAATTTCTGTAGACgttgcagctttaatgtgaaatactgtattTCGTATACATGTTTAATTTAGTGGAtattttttgttgcatgtcTCATATCTTGATCtcatattctattttttttgtttttttatctcataGACACAATGTCCTGTGATTTGCCAGATATGTCGAAGTATAAGTAAAAAGCTGAATGAGAGTGGAACAATCATCAgagtataataataatcagccGTCCTTTGGTAATAATGATCATATTAGGCAACATGCAATTGATTGGTTCAaagcaagcctgagccagccctactATAAGCTTCGAAAGTTTTATCCATATACAGGCACACACCCTACCATAGATGCCCATAATGTATGTGTATCTGTAATGATCTACTGTAAAGATCTCTGATACAAATAGGtggaacccaaaagcacgacacggATACGGACAAGTTGCTGGATGAGAACAGTTTACTTGGTCAAATAAACAGGCAAGGTCAAAAGCGGGAGATCAGTCAtacaggcaaacaaatccaacaaGGAGCAGGCAGGTAATCCAAGGTCCAAAAACAGGCAGAGTCAAAACCAATCAATAATGCAGGCAAAACGCTGGAGAGTTTGGCAATCTGGCAGGGATTactactctttatttatttttatttgattttttatcTCAAAGTTTTAATGGCCTGTGGTATGTTAGATCTTCCAAGGATGTGTAAGTAAAAAGCTGAATGAGAGTGGAACAATCATCAGAGTATCTctgtaaatgaatgtaaataatAGAAGACATTTCTGTAGTAGAATTGCTCTTTATCTTTTTGCAGCTTTGTCTGCATGTCCAGCAGGAGTTGTTTTGGCTCTAATGTCCTTTGGTAGTAATCATCATATTAGACAACATGCAAAGTGTTTAGTGCAGCAAGTGCTGAAGGGTGAGCTGTCATATGTGCATGAGCtagtgtgcacatgtgtgtttgcacatatgTGGGTATGGAGGGATGTGTGTGCccttaatatatattttaactttcaACTTGTGAGTTATTCTAATAAGCtcagaaatgtttaatttagtGGATATTTTTTGTTGTATGTCTCATATCTTGATCTCgtattctattttttttgttttttttatctcataGACGAAATGTCCTGTGATATGCCAGAAATTAGTAAGTAAAAAGCTGAATGAGAGTGGAACAATCATCAGAGTATCTctgtaaatgaatgtaaacaataGAAGACATTTCTGTAATGGAATTGCTCTTTATCTTTTTGCAGCTTTGTCTGCATGTCCAGCAGGAGTTGTTTTGGCTCTAGTGTCCTTTGGTAGTAATCATCATATTAAGCAACATGTAAAGTGCTTAGTGACCAACTTGTGAATCATGTTAATAATCTTAGAAACCAGTTGtttgtgatttatatttatctttactCATTCTCAGGTAACGTGCTGACCTAATGCTCTTTTTCTGTTTAATCTTAAAGTTGTATGTACttcaaatacagtacatgaaaaaCACTGAGCACATGACATGAACTACTGTATGTAGGAGTTCTGGCAGCCCTGGGTTACGCTGCTCGGATTTATTTGAGAGCTCTCTGGAATAGCGGAGCCTTTAACGTTGCCTTGTTTTAAGAGTTTTCTTAAATTGTAATTTTCCCACATTAAAGAGACGTACCGTTGCATTGGGAGACATCTCTTCACAGGAATGTTCTCGGGCAGTGGATTTATTGTGAAACAAATCCAGAGAGTAGCTCTGTGCTGGACAGACTGCTGAGAGGAACTAACTACACTGGGGGTGTTCTTTATAATACAGGAATAATTCActaaattgttttaataaatgttctaTATCAATGTTCTAAATGCTGTATCACAATGTGTTTACTCTGCTCTCAACAGCATGTGCGAGAAAAGCTAAGGCTCCCAGCAGCCCAGGGTTTCTCTCTAATATGAAGAAGAAGCGAGTTGTCTTCAAGCGAGCCCAGTCTGAGGCTGACCATCTGTCTCCACAGTCAGATGGTCAGCACGTTAATGATGCTTGTAAGTAGACTCATGCACACAGCTGACACTTCCCACTATTTACAGCACGTTAGGGCAGATATTACATTCATCGTTTAGTCTTTTTATAGTTGTGACCATGGACTGTTGTGCAACAAAGAGATGCCTGTCTTTCCCAAATCACAGCTGGTATCAGAACATGAAATATT
This genomic interval from Cottoperca gobio chromosome 13, fCotGob3.1, whole genome shotgun sequence contains the following:
- the LOC115017411 gene encoding von Willebrand factor A domain-containing protein 5A-like translates to MMVNCCGLLTSQKEPVPLKSVEVELEVRDHVAAVVSTLNYENKEDKPLEAVFVFPLPGDAAVCHFSAKIGQIQIVAEVKEKQKAREEYDDALSSGQQAFLLEESEQSPDIFSLSVGSLPPGESASIRLEYVTELAVQADEGLRFILPAVLNPRYQPQGSEGGSVQVTSVPASLVPYSLSFSARVSSPRPVSKVESNCPLDPLQYLNTEQSQATVKLAAGHKFDRDVELLIYYKDAHQPTAVVEAGQASAKPGSLMGDPVVMLSLYPEFPQAVMSSLASCGEFVFLLDRSGSMDGPRIKSARDTLLLLLKSLPMGCYFNIYSFGSSHEHIFPKSVEYSQETMEEALKKVEEMNANLGGTEILKPLKDIYSQPCIPNQPRQLFVFTDGEVGNTKEVINLVKKNSGSHRCFSFGIGEGASSALINGLAKEGGGHAQFITGTDRMQPKVMQSLRFALQPAVVDISVTWDLPKGVSVTALSPPITALFQGQRSLIYGQLTGQSSEAAEGCVTVKYSLAGHPSQNQLHFSLQPAEDTGLTVHRLAARTLIRSLEMEETERRGEQDEGVKKKKVVELSVQSGVSSAFTSFIAVNKGNGETIQGPLVRRNVPTPMMGYCMMSGPPVMMMKMSRMPGPAFHCAMSRSMASPSDEMSCDMPEITCARKAKAPSSPGFLSNMKKKRVVFKRAQSEADHLSPQSDGQHVNDASSSSANSSPQQPPRDPLLQLVFLQKASGCWVLDPALAAALGKTSEEVEKPKPASVNKEVWATILALIWLHGFKMDAQEEWELLAMKAASWLRAQNAPCVTECVDAGNSLLGCKVQKDVLGL